The following coding sequences lie in one Flavobacterium cyclinae genomic window:
- the hisS gene encoding histidine--tRNA ligase has protein sequence MAQKPSIPKGTRDFSPAEVAKRNYIFSTIKTNFEKFGFQPIETPSFENSETLMGKYGEEGDRLIFKILNSGDYLDKVPMEELQTINYKQLTSKISEKALRYDLTVPFARYVVQHQNEIEFPFKRYQIQPVWRADRPQKGRFREFYQCDADVVGSNSLWQEVELVQLYDSVFSQLGLGGVTIKINNRKILSGIAEVIGASDKLIDFTVALDKLDKIGEDGVKKEMLEKGISETAIEKVQPLFNFTGTINEKIEKLANLLANSEEGMKGVNELQFICDNVTTLGLQTAFLDLDVTLARGLNYYTGAIFEVAAPKGVAMGSIGGGGRYDDLTGIFGLKNMSGVGISFGLDRIALVMEEVGLFPEAVLATSKALFLNFGDKEALYAMKAIRKLRQKGIKVELYPDKAKIDKQFKHADRRGIPFAIIVGETEMEREEFGLKNLTTGEQQKVDFATLVSLLSE, from the coding sequence ATGGCACAAAAACCAAGTATACCAAAAGGAACCCGAGATTTTTCACCAGCAGAAGTGGCGAAACGCAATTATATTTTCAGTACGATAAAAACCAATTTCGAAAAATTTGGCTTTCAACCTATTGAAACACCTTCGTTTGAAAATTCTGAAACCTTAATGGGAAAGTATGGGGAAGAAGGTGATCGTTTGATTTTTAAGATTTTGAATTCGGGAGATTACTTGGATAAAGTTCCAATGGAAGAACTACAAACCATAAACTACAAACAATTAACTTCTAAAATTTCCGAAAAAGCACTTCGTTACGATTTAACTGTTCCTTTTGCGCGTTATGTGGTGCAACACCAAAACGAAATTGAGTTTCCGTTTAAGCGTTACCAAATTCAACCGGTTTGGCGTGCCGATAGACCTCAAAAAGGGCGTTTTAGAGAGTTTTATCAATGCGATGCGGATGTGGTGGGTTCGAATTCGCTTTGGCAAGAAGTGGAGTTGGTGCAATTGTATGACTCGGTTTTTAGTCAGTTAGGTTTAGGTGGCGTTACTATTAAAATTAACAATCGCAAAATATTATCTGGAATAGCTGAGGTAATTGGCGCTTCGGATAAATTGATTGATTTTACAGTAGCTTTAGATAAATTAGACAAGATAGGAGAGGACGGCGTGAAAAAAGAAATGTTAGAAAAAGGCATTTCGGAAACTGCGATTGAAAAAGTACAACCGTTGTTCAATTTCACTGGAACCATCAACGAAAAAATAGAAAAATTAGCGAATTTATTAGCCAATTCTGAAGAAGGAATGAAAGGGGTTAACGAGTTGCAATTTATTTGTGATAACGTTACGACTTTAGGTTTACAAACCGCTTTCTTGGATTTAGATGTTACGTTAGCACGTGGTTTGAATTATTACACGGGTGCTATTTTTGAAGTCGCTGCTCCAAAAGGTGTCGCAATGGGTTCCATTGGTGGCGGTGGTCGTTATGATGATTTGACGGGGATTTTCGGATTGAAAAATATGTCAGGTGTAGGGATTTCATTTGGTTTAGACCGAATTGCTTTGGTAATGGAAGAAGTTGGTTTGTTTCCAGAAGCCGTTTTAGCGACATCAAAAGCCTTGTTCTTAAACTTTGGCGATAAAGAAGCTTTGTATGCTATGAAAGCTATTAGAAAATTACGTCAAAAAGGAATCAAAGTTGAGTTATATCCTGATAAAGCAAAAATTGATAAGCAATTCAAACACGCTGATAGAAGAGGAATTCCATTTGCAATAATTGTAGGAGAAACAGAAATGGAACGTGAAGAATTTGGATTGAAAAACTTAACCACTGGCGAACAACAGAAAGTAGACTTTGCAACATTAGTTTCTTTATTAAGTGAATAA
- the prmC gene encoding peptide chain release factor N(5)-glutamine methyltransferase: MLLKQYKTHFFDSLQGIQDEQEIESFFFILTEYLHNLKRVDVALNPNFELSEDDVEKWNVILAELQLEKPIQYITGEAWFFGLRFEVNENTLIPRPETEELVDWILSSSITQHPTPLTILDIGTGSGCIPISLKANLPQANVSAIDVSEKALEVAKRNATSNKVEINFIQTNILEVEDLSQLPSTITDYQSPYNIIVSNPPYVRNLEKEEIKKNVLDYEPHLALFVEDTDALLFYRKIAQLALRNLSPNGLLFFEINQYLGKEMVELLENLGFKNIELKKDMYGNDRMIKCKK, encoded by the coding sequence ATGCTACTAAAACAATATAAAACCCACTTTTTCGATTCGTTACAAGGTATTCAAGATGAACAAGAAATCGAAAGTTTCTTTTTCATTCTAACCGAATATTTGCATAATTTGAAACGAGTGGATGTCGCTTTGAATCCCAATTTTGAACTTTCAGAAGATGATGTTGAAAAATGGAATGTAATTTTAGCTGAATTACAACTAGAAAAACCCATTCAGTACATCACAGGAGAAGCTTGGTTTTTCGGATTACGTTTTGAAGTCAATGAAAACACCTTAATTCCAAGACCAGAAACGGAAGAATTGGTAGATTGGATTTTGAGTTCATCCATCACCCAACACCCAACACCCCTAACCATTCTTGATATCGGAACAGGTTCTGGATGTATTCCAATTTCATTAAAAGCAAATTTACCTCAAGCAAACGTTTCAGCAATTGACGTTTCCGAAAAAGCGTTAGAAGTTGCTAAAAGAAACGCCACTTCAAATAAAGTCGAAATCAATTTCATTCAAACCAACATATTAGAAGTGGAAGATTTATCTCAACTTCCATCAACTATTACCGATTACCAATCACCTTACAATATCATCGTATCCAATCCTCCCTACGTTCGTAATTTGGAAAAAGAAGAAATCAAGAAAAATGTCTTGGATTATGAACCGCATTTGGCTTTGTTTGTAGAAGATACTGATGCCTTACTTTTTTATAGAAAAATTGCGCAATTGGCTTTGAGAAACTTGTCGCCAAACGGATTGTTATTCTTCGAAATCAATCAATATTTAGGGAAAGAAATGGTTGAATTACTTGAAAATCTAGGATTTAAAAATATCGAATTGAAAAAAGATATGTATGGTAATGATCGAATGATTAAGTGTAAAAAGTAA
- a CDS encoding LamG-like jellyroll fold domain-containing protein, which yields MEKKFTLQTHKVVLAILFFFCFTINNAQTLIRYQGFDSTIEDTWGYSTTLNTGTIQTNTSTYVSAPNSLRIGGSSSATPDDPFITLDNIDISLYSDVYLKIYFSSNGSPDDRDDLYVDISYNDGASYTTSIKLIDGKSSTTSDIYPFEHPVSIGNTVGSSYTFPVPSGNTQIRVKIRFDEYNGQNNTSDYYFIDNVSLHGNLNGNHFEVLGLDNNHVPHNSSANSGNGTNFGETQIVTDPVERTFTIQNTGSNTINLTGSPLIVITGDTDFTVSQDPSSSITKNNATTFKILFNPSSIGLKTAQVSISSNNDDYNPYLFDIEGIGIQTFFDSDGDGIFDNVDIDDDNDGVRDDIEESNCNAVNGNKINYKFLHETFGAGTRTTINTTYNAMTTYCFEDGTVGINTPECPKQNLTDLNDGKYTVGSSAQIASWAPTYWYLGGDHTGNPNGRMAIFNASYTPGIFYTATITGALPNIPITYSFWVINLDRTDAPGIATRLRPNVRVEFRDMSNNLITFIETGDIPPTTAGNLAGDWIHFTADINLNVSAFNVIFINNETGGTGNDLALDDILISQTLCDVDGDDIADVFDLDSDNDGIPDVVEVGLGNLSDGKAYLHQWLDTNLNGMHDSAESNIIPDTDGDGAPNYLDLDSDNDSVFDVDESWAENSNAYVGYENGDGDINGDGAGDGPESEDFRNKDTDGDGNIEGFGDGILDIYDYAFNVYGNDNQGTNIAPFTYYVKDTDADGIPDYLDVMSDGATYDISHTLYTNLDSNLDGIIDGITDTDGDGILDAFDTNNSIFGSPRDLERKLLLTFDGRNDFATDANIINNWGNASLMAWININDAFTSEGMIVGQNDFNIKITNSKKVEINANGVTLTSDSVLSTAQWIHVGAVYDGTNEILKLYINGEMVNSDAVTGTISDTSLFTIGKNAISDTEFFKGKIDEVRLFDIALTDSQFQKMVYQEIENNSSQTRGAIIPKDIPSLPWANLIRYFKMDNYKDDIIDNHTTTTIDTTPGARIYNVKTIAPQEAPMPFITEQSGDFATAANSIIKEIRGMDVEDYDWSIIQVNHDIISDANHIDLGMIVDVSAKIDVINDTKLQNDWYLRLDGKIDLVDYSQLLQTDESDLDPMSIGSIEKDQKGTGNLYNYNYWSSPVSSVVSSTKNNTGYTVGNVLKDGTNPASPQSISWITGLNGAANPMRLARYWLYKFTNLTSEYANWQQITETTILQAGQGYTMKGSGIVTAPAVLSQNYVFSGKPNNGLINHPTLQIGVNNINLVGNPYCSALDANEFIIDNLSSITGSLYFWEHYTSNSTHILSGYQGGYATRNLVGGVPPVAPALISGLGSSSRIPGRYIPVAQGFFVKGNSNGGQIIYQNSQRKFVKEDDADSNEMFRTTNQYSNRNNSNDIVENSDNFLRIRLGYTGSTNYHRQLLIGFMNEHADDSFNLGYDAEIIDIQPNDIYFQAGIYKLVIQGVGYFNSNNSYPLTVISSQTGEVNFMLDGLENFDAIQPIYIHDNETGNYYNLRESNISIIIPPGEITNRFSLRFATETLSEADNNMLNTLVYFNATNEVIEIINNLTLEIEGATLYSLLGQKVSQWKINSNELNIKIPTKNLERGVYIVKIKTNDNKYINQKIIVR from the coding sequence ATGGAAAAAAAATTCACCCTTCAGACTCATAAAGTAGTGCTTGCTATTTTATTTTTTTTCTGTTTTACAATTAATAATGCACAAACATTAATTAGGTATCAAGGATTCGATAGTACCATAGAAGATACTTGGGGTTATAGCACTACATTAAATACAGGTACTATCCAAACCAATACTAGTACTTATGTATCAGCTCCTAACTCTTTGAGAATAGGTGGTTCTAGCAGTGCCACACCTGACGACCCTTTTATTACCTTGGATAATATTGATATAAGTTTATATTCTGATGTTTATCTAAAAATTTATTTTTCATCAAATGGTTCGCCCGATGACCGCGATGATTTATATGTTGATATATCTTACAATGATGGCGCTAGTTATACTACTAGCATAAAATTAATTGATGGTAAATCAAGTACTACTTCTGACATTTACCCTTTTGAGCATCCTGTTAGTATTGGAAATACTGTTGGTTCATCTTATACTTTTCCAGTCCCAAGTGGAAATACCCAAATTAGAGTTAAAATACGTTTTGATGAATACAATGGTCAAAATAACACTTCAGACTATTATTTTATTGATAATGTTAGTCTGCATGGAAATTTGAATGGTAATCATTTTGAAGTTTTAGGATTAGATAATAATCATGTTCCTCATAATTCATCAGCCAATTCAGGCAATGGAACTAATTTTGGGGAAACTCAAATTGTGACAGATCCTGTAGAAAGAACATTTACAATTCAAAACACAGGTTCAAATACTATTAATTTAACCGGAAGTCCACTAATTGTAATAACCGGAGATACTGATTTTACGGTTTCACAAGACCCTAGCAGTTCAATCACTAAAAACAATGCAACAACCTTCAAAATATTGTTTAATCCAAGCTCAATAGGATTAAAAACTGCTCAAGTTTCAATTTCAAGCAATAACGATGATTATAATCCTTATTTATTTGACATCGAAGGTATTGGAATCCAAACTTTTTTTGATAGTGATGGCGATGGAATTTTTGACAATGTTGATATTGACGATGACAATGATGGCGTTAGAGACGATATTGAAGAATCAAATTGTAATGCAGTAAATGGTAATAAGATAAATTACAAATTTTTACATGAAACATTTGGAGCCGGAACTAGAACCACAATAAACACTACTTATAATGCAATGACAACCTATTGTTTTGAAGATGGTACTGTTGGTATAAACACACCTGAATGTCCAAAACAAAATTTAACCGATTTAAATGACGGAAAATACACAGTTGGTTCATCAGCACAAATTGCTTCATGGGCTCCAACTTATTGGTACTTAGGAGGTGATCATACTGGTAATCCAAATGGTAGAATGGCAATTTTTAATGCCTCTTATACTCCTGGAATTTTTTACACAGCAACTATAACAGGAGCACTTCCAAATATTCCTATTACATATAGTTTTTGGGTTATTAACTTAGACAGAACAGATGCCCCTGGAATTGCTACTCGTTTACGTCCAAACGTTAGAGTAGAATTCAGAGACATGAGTAATAATTTAATAACCTTTATTGAAACAGGAGATATTCCTCCTACTACAGCAGGCAATTTAGCTGGAGATTGGATTCACTTTACTGCGGATATTAACTTAAATGTAAGTGCTTTTAATGTAATTTTTATTAATAATGAAACTGGAGGAACTGGAAATGATTTAGCTTTAGATGACATTTTAATTTCTCAAACATTATGTGATGTAGATGGTGATGATATTGCCGATGTTTTTGATTTAGATTCAGACAACGATGGAATTCCTGATGTAGTTGAAGTAGGTTTAGGTAATCTTTCTGATGGAAAAGCATATTTGCATCAATGGCTAGATACCAACCTTAATGGTATGCACGATAGCGCAGAATCTAATATTATTCCAGATACTGATGGTGATGGCGCTCCAAACTACCTAGATTTAGACAGTGATAATGATAGTGTTTTTGACGTAGATGAATCTTGGGCAGAAAATAGTAATGCCTATGTTGGTTATGAAAATGGAGATGGAGACATTAATGGTGATGGCGCTGGAGACGGACCAGAATCAGAAGATTTTAGAAATAAAGACACTGATGGAGACGGAAATATAGAAGGTTTTGGAGACGGAATCTTAGATATATATGATTATGCTTTTAATGTGTATGGAAATGATAATCAAGGAACCAATATTGCACCCTTTACTTATTATGTAAAAGATACCGATGCAGATGGAATTCCAGATTATTTAGATGTTATGTCTGATGGCGCTACTTATGATATTTCTCATACTCTTTATACCAACTTAGATTCAAATTTGGACGGAATTATTGATGGAATAACCGATACTGATGGCGATGGAATACTAGATGCTTTTGACACCAACAATAGTATTTTTGGTTCACCAAGAGATTTAGAACGTAAATTATTACTAACTTTTGATGGTAGAAATGATTTTGCTACTGATGCCAATATTATCAACAATTGGGGAAACGCTTCATTAATGGCTTGGATTAATATTAATGATGCTTTTACTTCAGAAGGAATGATTGTAGGACAAAATGATTTTAACATTAAAATTACAAATTCTAAAAAAGTTGAAATCAATGCTAATGGGGTTACTTTAACTAGTGATTCCGTATTAAGTACTGCACAATGGATTCATGTGGGAGCAGTTTATGATGGTACTAACGAAATTCTTAAATTATATATTAATGGAGAAATGGTTAATAGTGATGCTGTAACAGGTACTATTTCCGACACATCTCTTTTTACCATCGGAAAAAATGCAATTTCAGACACAGAATTTTTTAAAGGCAAAATTGATGAAGTACGTTTGTTTGATATTGCATTAACAGATTCGCAATTTCAAAAAATGGTGTATCAAGAAATTGAAAATAATAGTAGTCAAACTCGAGGAGCTATTATTCCAAAAGACATTCCAAGTCTTCCTTGGGCAAATCTTATTCGTTACTTTAAAATGGACAATTATAAAGACGATATCATTGACAACCATACTACTACAACTATAGACACAACACCAGGCGCAAGGATTTATAATGTAAAAACTATTGCTCCTCAAGAAGCACCTATGCCATTTATTACAGAACAATCTGGTGATTTTGCCACAGCCGCTAATTCAATTATAAAAGAGATTAGAGGTATGGATGTTGAGGATTACGATTGGTCTATAATACAAGTAAATCACGATATTATTTCTGATGCAAATCACATTGATTTAGGAATGATTGTAGATGTTAGTGCTAAAATCGATGTAATTAATGATACAAAACTTCAAAATGATTGGTATTTAAGACTTGATGGTAAAATCGATTTAGTTGACTATTCACAATTACTTCAAACCGATGAAAGTGATTTAGATCCGATGAGCATTGGTAGTATAGAAAAAGATCAAAAAGGAACAGGTAATTTATATAATTATAATTATTGGTCTTCTCCAGTAAGTTCTGTTGTAAGTTCAACCAAAAACAATACTGGATATACCGTTGGAAATGTTTTAAAAGATGGTACAAATCCAGCATCACCTCAATCAATTAGTTGGATAACAGGATTAAATGGAGCTGCTAATCCAATGCGATTAGCAAGATATTGGCTCTATAAATTCACTAATTTAACTTCAGAATATGCGAATTGGCAACAAATAACCGAAACTACAATACTACAAGCAGGTCAAGGCTACACCATGAAAGGAAGTGGTATCGTAACTGCACCTGCGGTATTGTCTCAAAACTATGTTTTTTCTGGAAAACCTAATAATGGTTTAATTAATCATCCTACACTACAAATTGGTGTAAATAACATCAATCTTGTAGGTAACCCTTATTGCTCCGCTTTAGATGCAAATGAATTTATAATTGATAATTTATCATCAATTACAGGCTCATTGTATTTTTGGGAACACTACACTTCAAATAGTACGCATATTTTATCAGGCTACCAAGGTGGCTATGCTACTCGTAATTTAGTAGGTGGTGTTCCCCCAGTTGCCCCAGCTTTGATAAGCGGATTAGGTTCTAGTTCTCGAATTCCAGGCAGATATATTCCTGTTGCTCAAGGCTTTTTTGTAAAAGGAAATTCTAATGGAGGTCAGATTATTTATCAAAATAGCCAACGTAAATTCGTTAAAGAAGATGATGCTGATTCAAACGAAATGTTTAGAACTACAAATCAATATTCTAACCGAAACAACAGTAATGATATAGTTGAAAATTCCGATAACTTTTTAAGAATTAGACTTGGCTATACAGGAAGCACAAATTATCACAGACAGCTCTTAATTGGCTTTATGAACGAACATGCTGATGATAGTTTTAATTTAGGATACGATGCAGAAATTATTGATATTCAACCAAACGACATCTATTTCCAAGCAGGAATTTACAAATTAGTTATTCAAGGTGTTGGGTATTTTAATAGTAACAATTCCTATCCATTAACTGTAATATCAAGTCAAACAGGCGAAGTAAATTTCATGTTAGACGGTTTAGAAAACTTTGATGCCATTCAACCAATTTATATTCACGATAATGAAACCGGAAATTATTATAATTTAAGAGAATCTAATATCAGTATCATTATTCCTCCAGGAGAAATTACAAATAGATTCTCATTACGATTTGCAACTGAAACATTAAGCGAAGCTGACAATAACATGTTAAATACATTAGTATATTTCAATGCTACAAATGAAGTAATCGAAATAATTAATAACCTCACTTTAGAAATTGAAGGTGCTACTCTATATTCATTATTAGGACAAAAAGTAAGTCAATGGAAAATCAACAGCAACGAACTCAATATTAAAATTCCAACTAAAAATTTAGAACGAGGAGTTTATATTGTCAAAATAAAAACTAATGATAATAAATATATAAATCAAAAAATTATTGTTAGGTAG
- the ribD gene encoding bifunctional diaminohydroxyphosphoribosylaminopyrimidine deaminase/5-amino-6-(5-phosphoribosylamino)uracil reductase RibD, which produces MTTHEFYMKRCIELAKNGLGTTYPNPLVGSVIVHEGKIIGEGWHKKAGEPHAEVNAVNSVKDKSLLKEATIYVSLEPCSHFGKTPPCCDLIIANEIPNVVVGTVDPFAKVAGNGIKKLVESGKNVTVGILEEECNELNKRFFTFHQKKRPYIILKWAETADGFIAPISKEEKSPVWITNQYSRQLVHRWRAEEQAILVGTNTVLDDNPKLDTRDFSGNNPVRIVLDKSGKISENYHVKNNSQKTIFITESEIFNSTENCIYENATFDTNLVTSIGNILYKHGIQSVIIEGGSKTLQSFIDANLWDEARVFKGNTTFQNGILAPNISGNPVAGFDIMNDELNIFKNYD; this is translated from the coding sequence ATGACGACGCACGAATTTTACATGAAACGCTGTATTGAACTTGCCAAAAATGGTTTGGGAACAACCTATCCTAATCCGTTGGTGGGAAGTGTGATTGTGCACGAAGGTAAAATTATAGGAGAAGGTTGGCACAAAAAAGCAGGCGAACCTCATGCTGAAGTTAATGCGGTGAATTCGGTAAAAGACAAATCGTTATTAAAAGAAGCTACGATTTATGTTAGTTTAGAACCGTGCAGTCACTTCGGAAAAACGCCTCCTTGTTGCGATTTAATCATTGCAAATGAAATTCCGAATGTTGTAGTTGGAACTGTTGACCCTTTTGCAAAAGTGGCTGGAAACGGGATTAAAAAATTGGTTGAAAGTGGCAAAAATGTAACCGTTGGTATTTTAGAAGAAGAATGTAACGAACTCAATAAACGTTTTTTTACTTTTCATCAAAAGAAAAGACCTTACATTATTTTGAAATGGGCAGAAACAGCTGATGGATTTATTGCTCCAATTTCGAAAGAAGAAAAAAGTCCCGTTTGGATTACAAATCAATACTCAAGACAATTGGTTCACAGATGGCGTGCGGAAGAACAAGCGATTTTAGTAGGAACGAATACTGTTTTAGACGACAATCCAAAATTGGATACACGCGATTTTTCAGGCAATAACCCAGTTCGAATTGTGTTAGATAAATCGGGAAAAATTTCTGAAAACTATCACGTTAAAAATAATTCCCAAAAAACAATTTTTATTACAGAAAGTGAAATTTTTAATTCAACTGAAAATTGTATCTATGAAAATGCTACCTTTGATACCAACCTTGTCACATCGATAGGTAATATATTGTATAAACATGGAATACAATCTGTAATTATCGAAGGTGGAAGTAAAACACTGCAATCCTTTATAGATGCCAATTTATGGGATGAAGCACGAGTTTTTAAAGGGAATACAACATTTCAAAACGGCATTTTAGCCCCTAACATTTCCGGAAATCCGGTTGCTGGTTTTGACATAATGAATGATGAACTTAATATTTTCAAGAATTATGATTGA
- a CDS encoding GNAT family N-acetyltransferase, whose translation MLIREIQQKDNASIAKVIRDIFHELDAPKVGTAYADPILDTLYEVYQEPRSIYYIVEKDGKVVGGCGVAPLEMLKPVQHDTIKVCELQKMYFAPEIRGTGYAEKIIEKCLEFAKKEGFELCYLETLSFMTTAQKLYKRIGFENIDGPMGNTGHNSCEVWMTKKL comes from the coding sequence ATGCTAATTAGAGAAATTCAACAAAAAGATAATGCCTCGATTGCTAAAGTAATTCGCGATATTTTTCACGAACTCGATGCGCCAAAAGTCGGAACAGCATATGCCGACCCAATTTTAGATACGTTATACGAAGTCTATCAAGAACCGCGTTCTATCTATTATATTGTGGAAAAAGATGGGAAAGTGGTTGGTGGTTGCGGTGTAGCTCCTTTAGAGATGCTGAAACCAGTTCAGCATGACACCATTAAAGTATGTGAGTTGCAAAAAATGTATTTTGCTCCTGAAATTAGAGGAACAGGTTATGCGGAGAAAATTATTGAAAAGTGTTTGGAATTTGCAAAAAAAGAAGGATTCGAATTATGTTATTTGGAAACCTTATCTTTTATGACAACCGCACAAAAATTGTACAAAAGGATCGGTTTTGAAAATATCGATGGACCAATGGGAAATACCGGTCATAATAGTTGTGAAGTTTGGATGACGAAGAAGTTGTAG
- a CDS encoding ABC transporter permease: MVGLFKENTKIALDSIRSQALRTALTVMIITLGITFLVGILTLTKALENNLFGNFASMGANTFSISRYDFSSEINQNDTEQRINPIISYPEAKSFQDKFNFPFTTTSLSFTAGSAIEVKYGEKKTDPEISVLGVDENYCPNKGLEVVKGRNFNSFDISNNNYVCVLGSDFEKGLFENINPIDKTISIRGAKFKVIGVLKEKGSTFGNSQDLRVLIPTQIARSLFSAPSINYDLDIKVNNEALLDEAVDDATITMRRVRKLNPVEKNNFGIERSDDLIQTLGSNIAVINWIAVIIGAITVFGSTIALMNIMLVSVTERTREIGVRKSLGAKRSTIAFQFFTETFVISQIGGVLGIIFGILLGSVIAFSFGFSFVIPWMAIIAAFITTFIVTIVSGLYPAIKASKLDPVEALRYE; encoded by the coding sequence ATGGTAGGATTATTTAAGGAAAATACAAAAATTGCGCTTGACTCTATTAGAAGTCAGGCTTTGCGTACAGCATTAACCGTAATGATTATTACTTTGGGAATAACTTTTTTAGTTGGTATATTAACTCTAACAAAAGCCCTAGAAAATAATTTATTTGGGAATTTTGCTTCTATGGGAGCCAATACTTTTTCTATCAGTAGATATGATTTTTCTTCTGAAATCAATCAAAATGATACTGAGCAACGTATCAATCCTATCATCAGTTATCCTGAAGCTAAATCCTTTCAAGACAAATTTAATTTTCCTTTTACCACAACATCTTTGTCTTTTACAGCAGGTTCTGCAATCGAAGTAAAATATGGCGAAAAGAAAACAGATCCTGAAATTTCAGTTTTAGGTGTTGATGAAAATTATTGTCCCAATAAAGGATTAGAAGTCGTTAAAGGACGAAATTTTAATTCGTTTGATATTTCAAACAATAATTATGTTTGTGTTTTAGGTTCGGATTTTGAAAAAGGCTTGTTTGAAAATATCAATCCTATAGATAAAACTATTTCAATTCGAGGTGCCAAATTTAAAGTAATTGGAGTATTAAAAGAAAAAGGTTCTACTTTTGGAAACAGTCAAGATTTACGAGTTTTGATTCCTACTCAAATTGCTAGATCATTATTTTCTGCTCCTAGCATAAATTATGATTTAGATATTAAAGTAAATAATGAAGCACTTCTTGATGAAGCTGTTGATGATGCTACCATAACTATGCGCAGAGTTAGAAAGTTAAATCCGGTTGAAAAAAACAATTTCGGAATTGAGCGTAGTGATGATTTAATTCAAACATTAGGTTCAAACATTGCAGTAATTAATTGGATAGCAGTTATAATTGGCGCAATTACTGTGTTTGGCTCTACTATTGCTTTAATGAACATTATGCTGGTTTCTGTAACAGAAAGAACTAGAGAAATTGGTGTAAGAAAATCGTTAGGTGCTAAAAGAAGTACAATTGCATTTCAATTTTTCACAGAAACTTTTGTTATTAGCCAAATAGGAGGAGTTTTAGGAATAATTTTTGGGATTTTACTTGGTTCAGTAATTGCTTTTAGCTTTGGTTTTTCCTTTGTAATTCCTTGGATGGCGATTATTGCGGCTTTTATTACAACATTCATAGTTACCATTGTTTCTGGATTATATCCTGCGATTAAAGCATCAAAATTAGATCCTGTGGAAGCGTTGCGATATGAGTAA